Proteins found in one Schistocerca serialis cubense isolate TAMUIC-IGC-003099 chromosome 5, iqSchSeri2.2, whole genome shotgun sequence genomic segment:
- the LOC126481323 gene encoding uncharacterized protein LOC126481323: MTTVVKTLVNKMSGVEEFVPLSYCPIIKCYAVLKSIHLEGTGPIPDVVVCTDTGQIIEFLEKRVVGIFDAENTNVEYITPFIKYTPPRLYYILKSADSVIVISRTGRLKLYTTFKNVYKIQVSDFKGTGTPQLGIWQKSELGNSEPSVVTDFSEETVEQDASTSSEFHNLCSSMLQELAIKVKEAQVRLKEKQQFRTKLYYIASNTNFAEKSETETSLVCLVGQKCGYADSKNHELDNLVVTNTWHYVHNDKWIVGACVNNTSERRITDINLVLSNSWKQPVTYSSFVMNFEIRKVETQPGKLLKLSKPVNPMNQWKRISELPAREQACIAGVLPLPKFVEHKKFEISGTIKYSVKDRPSVDYQTTLPNYQLNVLDVVSGNLAPFSCSTGKDLDTLAVRLASEHVSLVLSNCCAEVKKTIVKDLSFEEKSHGILWNSGKQNAELHGTMLLVSGTVGQTTYLHVYARDVSQVILLVHCLYSVLTVHTTIELLIPKGTIKPIALWEALCSEMDYLIKNICSWGRQKEDSSEGNYKIIIDRQAYTEFMSKLSVLEQSTDACHQKLLAAMKT, from the coding sequence ATGACAACCGTCGTTAAAACACTCGTAAACAAAATGTCAGGTGTTGAAGAGTTTGTACCATTGTCATATTGCCCTATAATTAAATGTTATGCAGTACTGAAAAGTATTCATTTAGAGGGTACTGGACCAATACCCGATGTTGTTGTATGTACAGACACTGGACAAATCATTGAATTTTTAGAAAAACGTGTTGTTGGAATCTTTGACGCTGAAAATACCAACGTAGAATACATAACGCCTTTTATAAAATACACACCTCCCCGTTTGTATTATATATTGAAATCAGCTGATAGTGTCATCGTAATTTCAAGAACAGGAAGACTTAAGCTATACACAACATTTAAGAATGTTTATAAGATACAAGTGAGTGATTTTAAGGGTACTGGCACTCCGCAGTTGGGCATATGGCAGAAAAGTGAATTAGGAAACAGTGAGCCGTCAGTGGTGACAGACTTTTCGGAAGAGACTGTTGAGCAAGATGCGTCCACATCTAGTGAATTTCATAATTTATGTAGCAGCATGCTTCAGGAATTGGCCATAAAAGTCAAAGAAGCACAAGTAAGGCTTAAGGAAAAGCAGCAGTTCAGAACAAAGTTATATTACATTGCATCGAATACTAATTTTGCTGAGAAGTCTGAAACAGAAACAAGTCTGGTGTGTCTGGTGGGACAGAAATGTGGGTATGCAGACAGCAAAAACCATGAACTGGACAATTTGGTAGTTACAAACACTTGGCATTACGTTCATAATGATAAGTGGATTGTTGGTGCATGTGTCAACAATACCAGTGAAAGACGTATCACTGATATTAATTTGGTTTTGAGTAATAGTTGGAAGCAACCGGTAACATATAGCTCTTTTGTCATGAATTTTGAGATCAGGAAGGTTGAAACCCAACCTGGAAAACTTCTCAAATTAAGCAAGCCAGTGAATCCCATGAATCAGTGGAAAAGGATTTCTGAATTGCCAGCACGTGAACAGGCCTGCATTGCAGGTGTTTTACCACTGCCGAAGTTTGTTGAACATAAGAAATTTGAGATATCTGGAACCATAAAATATTCAGTGAAGGATCGACCATCAGTAGATTATCAAACTACTCTTCCTAATTACCAGTTGAATGTCTTAGATGTTGTTTCTGGTAATCTGGCTCCCTTTTCTTGCAGTACTGGGAAGGATTTGGATACCCTAGCTGTGAGATTAGCCAGTGAACATGTGTCACTTGTCCTCAGTAACTGCTGTGCAGAGGTTAAGAAGACTATAGTGAAAGAtctctcttttgaagaaaaatcgcATGGTATTCTGTGGAACAGTGGTAAACAGAATGCTGAACTTCATGGAACAATGTTGTTAGTAAGTGGGACAGTTGGTCAGACTACATATCTTCATGTATATGCAAGAGATGTTTCCCAGGTCATCTTACTAGTGCACTGTTTGTATAGTGTGTTAACAGTGCATACAACAATAGAGCTGCTGATACCTAAGGGAACAATAAAACCTATAGCTTTGTGGGAAGCACTGTGTTCTGAGATGGATTATCTTATTAAAAATATATGCAGTTGGGGGAGACAGAAAGAGGATAGTTCTGAAGGAAACTACAAGATTATAATAGACAGACAAGCTTACACAGAGTTTATGTCAAAACTGTCTGTCCTGGAACAATCCACAGATGCATGTCATCAGAAACTTCTGGCAGCAATGAAAACATGA